One genomic window of Blastopirellula retiformator includes the following:
- a CDS encoding sigma-54-dependent transcriptional regulator, which yields MTQILVVDDDRAVARLVQRCFEGSEVDVLTSQRAAEVIPLIEKHTIDVLLLDIMLPEINGLDLARQIRQIDSKLPIIFVTGRDDSETTIEAMKLGAYDYLVKPLDVGMVQELVERAIENRRLMHEPVVLTSQQAEENESGDLLIGRSPQMLAVYKEVGRVAAQNVNVLVRGESGSGKELIARAIYQHSNRNSEPFLAVNCAALRETLLESELFGHEKGAFTGADSRRIGKFEQCNGGTIFLDEVGDMSLTIQAKVLRLLQDQRLERLGGAETITTDVRIISATNRDLEEMIADGDFRLDLFHRLKSFEIAIPPLRDRDGDLEQLVQYFLKQFNKQLGKEITGLSAESLARLKAYDWPGNIRELQEVLRKSMLMATSTVLAPEWLPPELFGGAAPIRPSGESQGSDEDAFDVFLTQLESRGSENMYAESLEWMEQRLLSFVLDKTAGNQSKAAALLGITRGSLRHKMRALGITVEQVVKGDE from the coding sequence ATGACGCAGATTCTTGTCGTTGACGACGATCGTGCCGTAGCGCGCTTAGTCCAGCGTTGCTTCGAAGGAAGCGAGGTTGATGTACTAACCTCGCAGCGCGCGGCCGAAGTCATCCCCCTGATCGAAAAACACACGATCGACGTGCTGTTGCTCGACATCATGCTGCCGGAGATCAATGGTCTCGACCTGGCTCGGCAGATCCGCCAGATCGACTCCAAGCTGCCGATCATTTTCGTCACCGGTCGCGATGACAGCGAGACGACGATCGAGGCGATGAAGCTCGGCGCGTACGACTACCTGGTTAAGCCGCTCGATGTCGGCATGGTCCAGGAACTGGTCGAGCGGGCGATCGAGAACCGCCGCCTGATGCACGAGCCGGTCGTCCTGACGTCGCAGCAAGCCGAAGAGAACGAAAGCGGCGACCTGCTGATTGGTCGCAGCCCGCAGATGCTGGCGGTCTACAAAGAAGTGGGCCGCGTCGCCGCCCAGAACGTCAACGTCCTGGTCCGGGGCGAAAGCGGCAGCGGCAAAGAGCTGATCGCCCGGGCAATTTACCAACACAGCAATCGCAACAGCGAACCGTTCCTGGCGGTCAACTGTGCAGCCCTCCGCGAGACGTTGCTCGAAAGCGAATTGTTCGGTCACGAAAAAGGCGCCTTCACCGGGGCCGACTCGCGGCGAATTGGTAAGTTCGAGCAGTGCAACGGCGGCACGATCTTCCTGGACGAAGTGGGGGACATGTCCCTGACGATCCAGGCCAAGGTGCTGCGCTTGCTGCAGGATCAGCGGTTGGAGCGGCTCGGCGGCGCCGAAACGATCACCACCGACGTGCGGATCATCTCCGCCACCAACCGCGACCTGGAAGAAATGATCGCCGACGGCGACTTCCGCTTGGACCTATTCCACCGGCTCAAGTCGTTTGAGATTGCGATCCCGCCGCTGCGCGATCGGGACGGCGATCTGGAGCAACTTGTTCAGTACTTCCTGAAGCAGTTCAACAAGCAGTTGGGCAAAGAGATCACCGGTCTTTCGGCCGAGTCGCTGGCTCGGTTGAAGGCGTATGACTGGCCCGGCAATATCCGCGAGCTGCAAGAAGTTTTGCGGAAGTCGATGCTGATGGCGACGTCGACCGTCCTTGCGCCAGAGTGGCTGCCGCCGGAACTGTTTGGTGGGGCGGCGCCGATTCGCCCGAGCGGCGAATCGCAGGGGAGCGACGAAGATGCGTTTGACGTCTTCCTCACCCAACTGGAATCGCGCGGCTCTGAAAATATGTACGCCGAATCGCTCGAATGGATGGAACAGCGATTGCTGTCGTTCGTGCTCGACAAGACGGCCGGCAATCAGTCGAAAGCGGCGGCGCTGTTGGGGATCACCCGCGGCAGCCTTCGCCACAAGATGCGGGCGCTTGGCATCACGGTCGAACAGGTGGTCAAAGGGGACGAGTAG
- a CDS encoding glycoside hydrolase family protein has protein sequence MYHESDSGRKTMGDVDVVYHDGMYHLFHLVLPNHDFIAHAVSDDGLAWHRVENALFIGHPGAWDDSMLWTMHVSPNPYKPGSWRMFYTGLSQHDNGLVQRLGMATSDDLYQWVKSPVRWVNQCKRCRITDAPPSLINAPYDEESHFPLESPAPYYESKLSEGRRWISFRDPFYYYDEGRGWLMAAARVPDGPVCRRGCVSLMEETAENQFEAHPSLFHPGLYDDIEVPNLMKLRGERYLIGSIREDAKIRYWHAADLEKPWANFFDNVLLPKGNYAGRICFDDHGPMIWNFYSHDITRRTVKNLLPPPKRIRQLSDGQLQVASFEGFDQEIKADATPQMFQISKMLTDKDGSAEVNHDAGSIRLRNDYGFQAFLFGATVNCFRLRARLDMQGNGKCGLVFRIDPDSQDGYFLSLDMYRGVAQLRSWRTDNGATGEHMMSFDTLQAGYWRSRLDRPCEIRLVAYGSYIEFSIDHRIVISLADQTFSEGKIGVYVESACLDIDQIHLERMHRPVSTDETLAQ, from the coding sequence ATGTACCATGAGTCGGATAGCGGCCGAAAAACGATGGGGGACGTTGACGTCGTGTATCACGACGGGATGTACCATCTGTTTCATCTCGTTTTGCCGAATCACGACTTTATCGCCCATGCGGTCAGCGATGACGGGCTAGCGTGGCATCGGGTCGAAAACGCGCTGTTCATCGGGCACCCCGGGGCGTGGGACGACTCGATGCTGTGGACGATGCACGTCTCCCCCAATCCGTACAAGCCAGGCTCGTGGCGGATGTTCTACACCGGGCTGTCGCAGCATGACAACGGCCTGGTGCAGCGACTGGGCATGGCGACCAGCGACGACCTCTACCAATGGGTCAAATCGCCGGTCCGCTGGGTCAATCAGTGCAAGCGTTGTCGCATCACCGACGCCCCGCCGAGTCTGATCAATGCGCCGTACGACGAAGAGAGCCATTTCCCGCTCGAGTCCCCGGCGCCCTATTACGAAAGCAAACTGTCGGAAGGTCGCCGCTGGATCAGTTTCCGCGATCCTTTCTACTATTACGACGAAGGGCGCGGCTGGTTGATGGCGGCGGCGCGGGTTCCCGATGGCCCGGTCTGCCGACGGGGCTGCGTCTCGCTGATGGAAGAGACGGCCGAGAACCAATTTGAAGCGCACCCCAGCCTGTTTCACCCAGGCCTGTACGACGACATCGAAGTCCCCAACCTTATGAAACTGCGGGGCGAACGCTACTTGATCGGCAGTATTCGGGAAGACGCCAAGATCCGCTACTGGCACGCCGCCGATCTCGAAAAGCCGTGGGCGAACTTCTTTGACAACGTGCTGCTACCGAAGGGGAACTACGCCGGGCGGATCTGTTTTGACGACCATGGCCCGATGATCTGGAACTTCTACTCGCACGACATCACCCGCCGCACGGTCAAAAACCTGCTGCCGCCGCCGAAGCGAATCAGACAGCTTTCGGATGGACAATTGCAGGTCGCGTCGTTTGAAGGTTTCGATCAGGAGATCAAGGCCGATGCGACGCCGCAGATGTTTCAGATCTCGAAGATGCTGACCGACAAAGATGGCTCGGCCGAGGTGAACCATGACGCCGGCTCGATTCGTCTCCGCAACGACTATGGGTTTCAGGCGTTTCTATTCGGCGCGACGGTCAACTGTTTTCGCCTTAGGGCCCGGCTCGACATGCAGGGCAACGGCAAATGCGGGCTGGTGTTCCGGATCGATCCCGATTCGCAGGATGGCTACTTTCTATCACTCGACATGTATCGAGGCGTCGCACAATTGCGCTCTTGGCGGACCGATAATGGGGCTACCGGCGAGCATATGATGAGCTTTGACACGCTACAGGCCGGCTATTGGCGGAGCCGTTTGGACCGTCCGTGCGAGATTCGCCTGGTCGCCTACGGCAGTTACATCGAGTTTTCCATTGATCATCGCATCGTGATTTCGCTGGCCGATCAGACCTTTTCTGAGGGTAAAATCGGCGTTTACGTCGAAAGCGCCTGCCTGGATATCGATCAAATTCATCTCGAACGGATGCATCGACCGGTGTCGACGGATGAGACGCTCGCACAATAA
- a CDS encoding DUF4159 domain-containing protein, translating to MSTNSRDAASLFSISEKLTQFAYAPLAIVAIAATLSINLPSAAAQHVRRGGQAVTPQLVNESISRGINFLRKQQQPDGGWAEYPGQPGGVTSLVMLAMIESGVDPDDPAIVKALGYLEAKIGQPEHTYALSLQIMAYGLADPVGRKAKIVADAQKLSGIQIRGGDRSGMWTYSDPRGGGGGDNSNTQFAILALDEAAHVGAKVDEPTWRVSHDYWEKAQNPNGSWGYLPNSPGRGSMTAAGISSMIITTKRLAEGDAVVNGESIQCCGQQTPNDAIEDGYNWLGRNFTVYTNPADGGDSLNLLYYLYAVERVGRLGGRRFIGDHDWYREGAEMLVNNQDSLSGSWRGTGNAEVSHPAVATSLALLFLAKGRRPVLIAKYKHDADGPRRTVSHDWNRHRSDIANLTHFIEPRWGNQRMTWQVIDAKHATTEDLLQTPVLWISGSDGLKLTAEQEKSLKLYIEQGGFVFAEAACGGAQFDADFRALMKRLFPEAPLRLLPPDHPIWFAEAPVEAEYAKPLLGIDACCRTSVVYCPEDLGCFWELNRSEAVAKYPEKVRARIEAGNLIGANVLAYATGRKLKEKLQEVEIDDSLGVEDGQTRNTLIVGKVRHTGGADDAPAALSNMVKVAGRQLDFRFDASPHLIPASNEKLYEFPILFMHGRRDFKFTPKERTAIYDHLNRGGFLFADAICASVPFTTAFRREMKMMFPDAELKEIPLDHPIFSEAYNGFDITTVSVNDPQERQEGEGLQATQTRQSPKLEGLWIDDRLVAVFSPLDLSCAMENGSSLQCEGYIREDAARIAANILLYAMQQ from the coding sequence ATGTCGACCAACAGTCGCGACGCAGCTAGCCTGTTTTCGATCTCTGAAAAGCTTACGCAGTTTGCCTATGCACCCTTGGCGATTGTGGCGATTGCGGCGACTTTGTCGATCAATTTGCCATCGGCTGCAGCGCAACACGTGCGCCGCGGCGGTCAGGCGGTTACGCCGCAGCTGGTCAACGAGTCGATCTCCCGCGGCATCAACTTCCTCCGCAAGCAACAACAACCCGATGGAGGTTGGGCCGAATACCCAGGTCAACCTGGCGGCGTCACCAGTCTGGTGATGTTGGCGATGATCGAAAGTGGCGTCGACCCCGATGATCCGGCGATCGTCAAAGCCCTCGGCTATCTCGAAGCGAAAATTGGCCAGCCCGAGCACACCTACGCCCTTAGTCTGCAGATCATGGCGTATGGCCTGGCCGATCCCGTCGGTCGCAAGGCGAAGATCGTCGCCGACGCCCAAAAACTGTCGGGCATTCAAATTCGGGGCGGCGATCGCAGCGGCATGTGGACCTATTCCGACCCGCGCGGCGGCGGCGGCGGCGATAACTCGAACACGCAATTCGCCATTTTGGCCCTCGACGAAGCGGCCCATGTGGGGGCGAAAGTCGACGAACCGACCTGGCGGGTTTCGCACGACTATTGGGAGAAAGCGCAGAACCCGAATGGATCGTGGGGTTATTTGCCCAACTCGCCGGGGCGCGGCAGTATGACCGCAGCCGGGATCTCGTCGATGATCATCACCACCAAACGTCTGGCCGAGGGAGACGCCGTCGTCAATGGCGAGTCGATCCAGTGCTGCGGCCAGCAAACGCCCAACGACGCCATCGAGGATGGCTACAACTGGCTGGGCCGCAACTTTACCGTCTACACCAACCCGGCCGACGGGGGCGATTCGCTCAATCTGCTTTACTATCTCTACGCAGTCGAACGCGTAGGACGCTTAGGCGGTCGCCGCTTTATCGGTGATCACGATTGGTATCGCGAAGGCGCCGAAATGCTGGTCAACAATCAGGACTCGCTGAGCGGATCGTGGCGTGGGACGGGCAACGCCGAAGTCTCGCACCCGGCGGTCGCGACCTCGCTGGCCCTGCTGTTTTTGGCCAAGGGACGCCGCCCGGTGTTGATCGCCAAGTACAAGCATGACGCCGACGGCCCCCGCCGGACCGTCAGCCACGACTGGAATCGCCATCGCAGCGACATCGCCAACTTGACCCACTTCATCGAGCCGCGGTGGGGCAACCAGCGGATGACCTGGCAGGTAATCGACGCCAAGCATGCGACGACCGAAGACCTGCTGCAAACGCCGGTCTTGTGGATCAGCGGCAGCGATGGCCTGAAGCTAACGGCGGAACAGGAAAAGAGCCTGAAGCTGTACATCGAGCAAGGAGGTTTCGTCTTTGCCGAAGCGGCGTGTGGCGGCGCCCAGTTTGACGCCGACTTCCGCGCGCTGATGAAACGGCTTTTCCCCGAAGCGCCGCTGCGGCTGTTGCCGCCGGACCATCCGATCTGGTTTGCCGAAGCGCCGGTCGAGGCCGAGTATGCCAAGCCGCTGTTGGGGATCGACGCTTGCTGCCGCACCAGCGTCGTCTATTGCCCCGAAGATCTCGGCTGCTTCTGGGAACTGAACCGCAGCGAAGCGGTCGCCAAGTACCCCGAAAAAGTGCGAGCCAGGATCGAAGCCGGCAACTTGATCGGGGCCAACGTGCTGGCCTACGCGACCGGCCGCAAGCTGAAAGAAAAACTGCAGGAAGTCGAAATTGACGACTCGTTGGGGGTTGAAGATGGCCAGACCCGCAACACGCTAATCGTCGGCAAAGTGCGACACACCGGCGGGGCCGATGACGCTCCGGCGGCGCTTTCGAACATGGTCAAGGTAGCCGGGCGTCAATTGGATTTCCGCTTTGACGCGTCGCCTCATTTGATTCCGGCGAGCAACGAAAAGCTGTACGAATTTCCGATCCTGTTCATGCATGGTCGTCGCGATTTCAAGTTCACGCCGAAAGAGCGAACCGCGATCTATGATCACTTGAATCGCGGCGGGTTCCTGTTCGCCGACGCGATCTGCGCCAGCGTTCCCTTCACGACGGCGTTCCGTCGCGAAATGAAAATGATGTTTCCCGATGCCGAATTAAAAGAGATTCCGCTCGATCATCCGATCTTCTCCGAAGCGTACAACGGTTTCGACATCACCACCGTTTCGGTCAACGATCCACAGGAACGCCAAGAGGGAGAAGGCCTGCAGGCGACGCAAACCCGGCAGTCGCCCAAACTGGAGGGGCTGTGGATCGACGATCGCCTGGTCGCGGTCTTCTCACCGCTCGACTTGAGCTGCGCGATGGAGAACGGCTCGTCGCTGCAGTGCGAAGGCTACATCCGCGAAGACGCCGCCCGGATCGCCGCCAACATCTTGCTGTACGCGATGCAGCAATAG
- a CDS encoding AAA family ATPase: MQQELQKVIVGQEDVIEQLFAAIFTRGHCLLEGVPGLAKTLMVSTLARVLDMQFKRVQFTPDLMPSDITGTNVLEEDEHGRRNFRFVEGPVFTNILLADEINRTPPKTQASLLQAMQEREVTVGRETYDLPDPFFTIATQNPIEQEGTYPLPEAQLDRFMFNIIIGYPTLNEEERILSTTTRQEKVEVRKIFSARAILNIQKLVQSVAVSEYVVKYVARLVRATRPKDPETPKFVKELVDWGAGPRAGQNLINGGKAIAAMEGRFSVAIEDVKKIAIPVLRHRISTNFQAQAEGMTNEDVIRKLLEEIREPEVEKFEK; encoded by the coding sequence ATGCAGCAAGAGTTGCAGAAGGTCATCGTCGGCCAGGAAGACGTTATCGAGCAATTGTTCGCCGCCATCTTTACTCGCGGACATTGCCTGTTGGAAGGGGTGCCGGGCTTGGCCAAGACGTTGATGGTCAGCACTTTGGCCCGCGTTCTCGACATGCAGTTCAAGCGGGTGCAGTTTACGCCTGACCTGATGCCGTCCGACATTACCGGCACCAATGTGTTGGAAGAAGACGAGCATGGCCGCCGTAACTTCCGCTTTGTCGAAGGGCCGGTCTTCACCAACATTCTCTTGGCGGACGAAATCAATCGTACGCCTCCCAAGACGCAGGCCTCGCTGTTGCAAGCGATGCAGGAGCGCGAGGTGACCGTCGGCCGCGAGACGTACGATCTGCCTGATCCCTTCTTCACGATCGCCACCCAAAACCCGATCGAACAAGAAGGAACCTACCCGCTGCCGGAAGCGCAGCTCGACCGCTTCATGTTCAACATCATCATCGGCTATCCCACGCTCAATGAAGAAGAGCGAATCTTGTCGACCACTACGCGGCAAGAGAAGGTCGAAGTGCGCAAGATCTTCTCGGCCCGGGCGATCCTCAACATTCAAAAGCTGGTGCAGTCGGTCGCCGTCAGCGAGTACGTGGTGAAGTATGTCGCCCGACTGGTTCGCGCGACCCGGCCGAAAGATCCGGAGACGCCGAAGTTCGTCAAAGAACTGGTCGACTGGGGCGCTGGTCCCCGTGCCGGACAAAACCTGATCAACGGCGGCAAAGCGATCGCCGCGATGGAAGGCCGGTTCTCGGTCGCGATCGAAGACGTCAAGAAGATCGCGATCCCGGTACTCCGTCACCGCATCAGCACCAACTTTCAAGCCCAAGCCGAAGGAATGACCAACGAAGACGTCATCCGCAAACTGCTGGAAGAAATCCGCGAACCGGAAGTGGAGAAATTCGAGAAGTAA
- a CDS encoding DUF58 domain-containing protein, which translates to MSTVESYLKPEVIRQISRLDLRAQFVVRGFFQGLHASPYHGFSVEFSEHRRYEHGDDPKDIDWLVYAKTDRYYIKKFEAETNITGYLAMDLSKSMGYTYRQEMTKFDYSISLAAALCYLMVHQQDPVGLVTFDTKIRQSLPPKSKRKHLGDVLSLLANLQPTGETDIAHSLSQLAAMLKHRSVVMIFSDLLSDPEEVFKALYQLRHRQHDVILFHVLDEAEVTFPFDGMVELEDPESNETLKLDANSYRADYRKEVEAFRERYRRDCAKAGVDYVELDTSMPFDKALTEYLINRRTRF; encoded by the coding sequence ATGTCCACCGTCGAGAGCTACCTCAAGCCTGAAGTGATCCGCCAGATATCGCGGCTCGACTTGCGCGCTCAGTTCGTCGTGCGGGGGTTCTTTCAGGGGTTGCACGCCAGTCCGTATCACGGCTTCTCGGTCGAGTTCAGCGAGCATCGTCGCTACGAACATGGCGATGATCCCAAAGACATCGACTGGCTCGTCTACGCCAAGACCGATCGCTACTACATCAAAAAGTTTGAAGCCGAAACCAATATCACCGGCTACCTGGCGATGGATCTCTCGAAGTCGATGGGCTACACCTATCGCCAAGAGATGACCAAGTTCGACTACTCGATCTCGCTGGCGGCGGCGCTATGCTACTTGATGGTGCATCAGCAAGACCCGGTTGGGTTGGTGACGTTCGATACCAAGATCCGCCAGAGTCTGCCGCCCAAGTCGAAGCGGAAGCATCTGGGGGACGTCCTTTCGTTGTTGGCCAACTTGCAGCCGACCGGCGAAACCGACATCGCCCACAGCTTGTCCCAACTGGCCGCGATGCTCAAACACCGGAGCGTCGTGATGATCTTCAGCGATCTGTTGTCGGATCCCGAAGAGGTATTCAAGGCGCTCTATCAACTTCGCCATCGCCAGCACGACGTGATCTTGTTTCACGTGCTGGACGAAGCGGAGGTGACGTTTCCGTTTGATGGGATGGTCGAACTGGAAGACCCCGAGTCGAACGAGACGCTCAAGCTGGACGCCAATAGCTATCGCGCCGACTATCGTAAAGAGGTGGAAGCGTTTCGCGAGCGCTATCGCCGCGACTGCGCCAAGGCGGGCGTCGACTACGTCGAGCTCGACACCAGCATGCCGTTTGACAAGGCGCTGACCGAATACCTGATTAACCGCCGCACGAGGTTTTAA
- a CDS encoding BatA domain-containing protein, with protein MQLANLSLLVGGLLIGVPILLHLVMRQQPKRIEFPALRFVRARQVQNQRRLELKHWILLLLRCCIILLLALALARPSVSSASVSSWVMVGILAFGAAIAGIIAAATWTVGASRGLAIGMTGLAVALLIGLGIVTPMALSAGGGGSLGDQEAPVSAVFVFDTSPRLLYQHENQTRLEKAQEMAVWLTGQLPPESEVAVADRRTGASIFAADIGAARQAIQRLEVSAGGESIDRVVSQAIDLADSSEKKRKEIYVFTDLSEPAWKGAAQSDLKRKLADHPDYPLYLIDVSAVDVRNTAVADLQLSADSVSKNSDVLLQVDVAHDGPEASQTLELYLEQPDDTLPIVEDGKLLLPKADRRDRRNLQLADGETMSVQFRLADLPVGVHNGWVSLAAVDGLDADDKRWFTLEVREPWPLLIVESKPGAGRDLINAIAPPAFQESGRAPFAVDVVTPDTLERQELDGYRGVVLIDPGAYTNSVWRKLDAYVERGGGLAIFLGPSATPALAQLNAEEPQKLLPGKLARQWRAGERLWYLEPKDYQHSLLAPFREIGDSVPWRSFPIDRHWSLEDLEPDANVVIPYSDGMPTLIEQRVGEGLVLTFTTSIASDESPAWNNLFTGFDSWPFFVLSNQMARYVVRSGEERLNYFVGERASLLTGPQQAEQTHLLFTPRGGDPQEVIPDRGLILIPFTDQIGTYRLRPLGGGPLLGFSVNLPPFATQLSPLPPEELNEIFGAERYQLAKEQSEIEREQGKARVGREFYSPLILLVALMLAMEFALSQRFYRQEA; from the coding sequence ATGCAGTTGGCCAACCTCAGTTTGCTTGTCGGCGGCCTGTTGATCGGCGTGCCGATTCTGCTGCATCTGGTGATGCGGCAACAACCGAAGCGGATCGAGTTCCCCGCTTTGCGGTTCGTCCGTGCGCGGCAAGTGCAAAACCAACGCCGGCTCGAGCTGAAACATTGGATCCTGCTGCTGCTCCGCTGCTGCATCATCTTGCTGTTGGCGCTGGCGCTAGCTCGACCGAGCGTCAGTTCGGCCTCGGTTAGCAGCTGGGTGATGGTTGGGATCTTGGCGTTTGGCGCGGCGATCGCCGGCATTATTGCGGCGGCGACCTGGACGGTTGGCGCCAGTCGCGGTTTGGCGATCGGCATGACTGGACTGGCCGTGGCGCTGCTCATCGGTTTGGGGATCGTGACGCCGATGGCGCTGTCGGCCGGCGGCGGCGGTTCGCTGGGGGATCAAGAGGCGCCGGTGTCTGCGGTGTTCGTTTTCGACACTTCGCCGCGACTTCTCTATCAGCATGAGAATCAGACGCGGCTCGAAAAGGCGCAAGAGATGGCGGTTTGGCTGACCGGCCAGTTGCCGCCCGAGAGCGAAGTGGCGGTCGCCGATCGTCGCACCGGGGCGTCGATCTTTGCGGCCGATATTGGCGCCGCTCGCCAGGCGATTCAGCGGCTGGAAGTTTCGGCCGGCGGCGAGAGTATCGACCGCGTCGTGTCGCAGGCGATCGATCTGGCCGACTCGAGCGAGAAGAAGCGGAAAGAGATTTACGTTTTTACCGACCTGAGCGAGCCTGCCTGGAAAGGGGCCGCGCAGAGCGACTTGAAGCGGAAGCTGGCCGATCATCCCGACTATCCGCTCTACTTGATTGACGTCAGTGCGGTCGACGTTCGCAACACGGCGGTCGCCGATTTGCAACTGTCCGCCGATAGCGTCTCGAAGAACAGCGACGTGTTGCTGCAAGTCGACGTCGCTCATGATGGGCCGGAGGCTTCGCAGACGTTGGAGCTCTATCTGGAGCAACCGGATGACACGCTGCCGATCGTCGAAGATGGCAAGCTGCTATTGCCGAAGGCGGACCGCCGCGATCGCCGCAATCTACAGTTGGCCGATGGCGAGACGATGTCGGTCCAGTTTCGACTGGCCGATTTGCCGGTTGGCGTCCATAACGGCTGGGTCAGTTTGGCGGCGGTCGACGGGCTCGACGCCGACGACAAGCGGTGGTTTACGCTGGAAGTGCGGGAACCTTGGCCGCTGTTGATCGTCGAGTCGAAGCCTGGCGCTGGGCGAGACTTAATCAACGCCATCGCTCCGCCGGCGTTTCAAGAGTCAGGCCGGGCGCCCTTTGCCGTTGATGTGGTGACGCCGGACACGCTCGAGCGGCAAGAGCTGGACGGTTATCGCGGCGTCGTGCTGATCGACCCCGGCGCCTATACGAACAGCGTCTGGCGAAAGCTCGATGCGTATGTAGAGCGGGGCGGGGGACTGGCGATCTTTTTGGGGCCGAGCGCTACGCCAGCGCTGGCGCAGCTGAACGCTGAAGAGCCGCAGAAGCTGCTGCCGGGCAAACTGGCGCGACAATGGCGAGCCGGCGAACGACTCTGGTATCTCGAACCGAAAGACTATCAGCACAGCTTGCTGGCGCCATTTCGCGAGATCGGCGATAGCGTGCCGTGGCGTAGTTTTCCGATTGATCGCCACTGGTCGCTGGAAGACCTGGAGCCGGACGCCAACGTCGTGATTCCGTACAGCGACGGAATGCCGACCTTGATCGAACAGCGAGTCGGCGAGGGATTGGTGCTGACCTTTACTACGTCGATCGCGTCGGATGAGTCGCCGGCCTGGAACAACCTGTTCACCGGCTTCGACTCGTGGCCCTTCTTTGTGCTGTCGAATCAGATGGCCCGCTACGTGGTGCGGAGCGGCGAAGAGCGGTTGAACTATTTTGTCGGCGAACGAGCGTCGCTATTGACCGGCCCGCAGCAAGCTGAGCAGACGCATTTGCTGTTCACGCCGCGCGGAGGGGACCCACAAGAGGTGATACCGGATCGCGGCTTGATTTTGATTCCGTTCACCGATCAGATCGGCACGTATCGCTTGCGTCCGCTGGGTGGCGGTCCGCTGCTTGGTTTCAGCGTCAATTTGCCGCCATTTGCAACGCAGCTTTCGCCGCTGCCGCCGGAAGAGCTGAACGAGATCTTCGGCGCCGAACGCTATCAGCTGGCGAAAGAGCAGAGTGAGATCGAGCGCGAGCAAGGCAAAGCTCGCGTCGGCCGCGAGTTTTACTCGCCGTTGATCCTGCTGGTCGCCCTGATGCTGGCGATGGAATTCGCCTTGTCGCAGCGCTTCTATCGGCAGGAGGCGTAG